The Echeneis naucrates chromosome 10, fEcheNa1.1, whole genome shotgun sequence genome has a window encoding:
- the tmco6 gene encoding transmembrane and coiled-coil domain-containing protein 6 → MWRLNKARYKPHRHGGSLEELRSKRREQEKALRQARRERQLVSKRLLLSEDEELGEADMDTMSGEEDVVSLFHKLQHSKPEREAHLKTLSKVLRDASAQLIFIKQENAMHLLVSLLTGSNAQCRLHAVRCLHELSHSPHATVAPACLPATPYLLTYLSGQSTKFTELCLYTLGNLCPDNDVLKEKLLAQGIIPALANCIENQRYNLAVVEAVGFTLSQLLQAKDAAVEKIIQMVLASSLPSHLLSVLTPDPQFGLAPAIECAWCLHYLACSTDGNRQLLAQGALVQCSSLLVSLGGAIVEGNKDEGIELLVCPLLRCVGNLLSLCPVEKLTTQVGDVQLVVALCALLQAYVHTQPALARECAWVLNNLTAHSSALCSTLLTHNLIPGLIQLLSFSKGINTMILRVLANIAHKKQEFCVQLVQLGIMSALCATLKMANQEMVTLGLEVLFMLLVSRPQVADEFVRHGGVSLLEAIQYNSDGEMRRRAAYLLDHHLLSCSSECTVDNISS, encoded by the exons CACTGAGACAGGCCCGCAGAGAAAGACAGCTGGTGAGCAAGAGACTCCTGCTGAGCGAAGATGAGGAGCTGGGGGAGGCCGACATGGACACCATGTCAGGAGAAGAG GACGTGGTCAGTTTGTTCCACAAGCTTCAACACAGCAAGCCTGAGAGGGAGGCCCATCTGAAAACCTTGAGTAAAGTTCTCCGTGATGCATCAGCACAGCTCATCTTCATCAA GCAGGAGAATGCTATGCATCTGTTGGTAAGTCTCCTCACCGGCTCTAATGCTCAGTGCCGTCTACATGCTGTTCGGTGTCTTCATGAGCTGTCTCATTCTCCTCACGCCACTGTGGCCCcagcctgtctgcctgccaCCCCTTACCTGCTCACCTACTTGTCTGGCCAGAGCACCAAGTTCACT gAGCTGTGTCTCTACACGCTGGGTAACTTATGCCCAGACAATGACGTTTTAAAAGAGAAACTCTTGGCTCAGGGAATCATACCAGCATTGGCCAACTGTATAGAG AACCAGAGATATAATCTGGCAGTCGTGGAAGCTGTGGGGTTCACCCTCTCTCAGCTTCTCCAGGCCAAAGACGCTGCTGTAGAGAAAATAATCCA GATGGTCTTGGCCTCCAGCTTACCTTCACACTTGTTATCAGTCCTGACTCCTGACCCACAGTTTGGCCTGGCACCTGCCATTGAATGTGCGTGGTGTCTGCACTACCTGGCTTGCAG TACTGATGGTAACAGACAGCTACTGGCTCAAGGTGCCCTGGTGCAATGCAGTTCCCTGTTAGTGTCTCTAGGTGGAGCGATTGTAGAAGGAAACAAAGATGAAGGAATTGAGCtg CTTGTGTGTCCCCTGTTGCGCTGCGTGGGGAACCTCCTGTCCCTTTGCCCAGTGGAAAAACTGACCACTCAAGTGGGTGATGTCCAACTTGTGGTTGCTCTGTGTGCACTGCTTCAGGCCTACGTACACACTCAGCCAGCCTTGGCGAGAGAGTGTGCCTGGGTCCTCAACAACCTCACAG CTCACTCTAGTGCTTTATGCTCCACTCTGCTGACTCACAACTTGATCCCTGGACTGATCCAGCTTCTGTCTTTTTCTAAAGGCATCAATACAATG ATCCTGAGGGTTCTAGCAAATATTGCCCACAAGAAACAGGAATTCTGTGTTCAGCTGGTCCAACTTGGGATAATGTCTGCACTCTGTGCAACACTGAAAATGGCAAACCAAGAAATGGTGACCCTGGGTCTTGAGGTTCTCTTTATGCTGCTAGTTAGCAGACCACAG GTAGCAGACGAATTTGTAAGACATGGGGGAGTTTCACTGTTAGAGGCCATTCAGTACAACAGCGATGGAGAGATGCGGCGAAGGGCGGCCTACCTCTTGGACCACCACCTGCTGTCATGCTCATCTGAATGCACA GTGGACAACATCTCATCCTGA